The proteins below are encoded in one region of Reichenbachiella sp. 5M10:
- a CDS encoding T9SS type A sorting domain-containing protein: MKIQLLSLLLLFTLRPVTCHAQSIARDWNELLLKAIRNDLARPTVHARNLFHLSAAQYDAWAAYESGATPYFLGQTHRGFHIAFEGAQVPDGMSKREAQEIALSMAYYRLLKHRFERSPALAHIEFPARVLLRTVYADTDYTQSTNYLTSPADLGNYIAEQIIAFGLMDGSNEASDYLCRFYEPTNNPMYPDGNGSSNISDPNRWQPLAFDEFVGQSGISEGPGTPKFVGAEWGQVAPFALDESTLSIKRRDGHDYLLHLDPGPPTYLELSPDRPSLQDYQWGFGLVAQWSSHHDPADSVRWDISPNAIGNIPLDQLPKSPSDYPQFYDFENGGDISTGYTTNPSTGQPYPTQTVLRADYTRVLAEFWADGPDSETPPGHWHVLLNYVTDHDKFERLYQGQGTTMDALEWNIKSYFALSGALHDAAIAAWGAKGYYDYIRPISAIRSMAERGQSTDPNAPHYHPAGLPLIPGQVELITADDPLNAYGHLENKIKIRAWKVPGRYYESSDTATHVDWIEATRWQPYQRPTFVTPPFAGYVSGHSTFSRAAAEMLSLLTGSEYFPGGVGEFLAAQNNFLVFETGPSEDITLQWARYQDASDQCSLSRIWGGIHPPVDDIAGRLMGYEIGHQAFALAEKYFNGTIPPSEQSHDIPRFVYGPNPVSSTNPKLTITLTQPDDLPKTVSLYDSSGQLVLRQTEHYVQEIVLNTVGLKKGVYLLTLETKVYNDRLKLIVTP, translated from the coding sequence ATGAAAATCCAGCTACTCTCCTTACTTCTTCTTTTCACCCTCCGCCCTGTGACCTGTCACGCTCAGTCTATCGCTCGGGACTGGAACGAGCTACTGCTCAAAGCCATACGAAACGATCTCGCCCGACCTACTGTCCATGCACGCAACCTATTTCACCTGTCTGCAGCCCAATACGATGCATGGGCTGCCTACGAGTCTGGTGCAACCCCCTATTTTTTAGGGCAAACCCATCGCGGGTTCCACATCGCATTCGAAGGGGCGCAAGTACCCGATGGCATGAGCAAACGCGAAGCACAAGAAATAGCACTCAGCATGGCCTATTATCGTTTGCTCAAGCACCGGTTTGAGCGATCGCCCGCCCTGGCTCACATCGAATTTCCTGCACGTGTACTCCTACGCACGGTCTACGCCGATACAGACTACACGCAAAGCACAAACTACCTCACTAGCCCTGCCGATTTGGGCAATTACATCGCCGAGCAGATCATCGCCTTTGGGCTCATGGACGGGTCCAACGAAGCGTCCGATTACCTCTGTAGATTCTACGAACCGACCAACAACCCGATGTATCCGGACGGCAATGGCAGCTCCAACATCTCCGACCCCAACCGCTGGCAACCTTTGGCCTTCGATGAATTTGTCGGACAATCTGGCATCAGCGAAGGTCCTGGTACACCCAAATTTGTCGGAGCTGAATGGGGGCAAGTTGCCCCTTTTGCGCTAGACGAATCAACCCTCAGCATCAAGCGACGAGACGGCCATGACTACTTGCTACACTTGGACCCAGGTCCCCCAACCTACCTCGAACTATCCCCTGATCGCCCCTCTCTGCAAGACTACCAGTGGGGTTTTGGGCTCGTCGCACAATGGTCCTCGCATCACGACCCTGCCGACAGTGTCCGCTGGGACATCTCGCCCAACGCGATTGGCAACATACCTTTGGATCAACTCCCAAAGTCTCCAAGTGACTATCCACAATTCTATGATTTTGAAAATGGTGGAGACATCAGTACAGGCTACACGACCAACCCCTCCACAGGCCAACCCTATCCTACACAAACTGTACTTCGTGCTGACTACACCCGAGTACTGGCTGAGTTTTGGGCAGATGGTCCAGACTCTGAAACCCCACCAGGGCACTGGCATGTCCTACTCAACTATGTCACAGACCATGACAAATTTGAAAGGCTGTACCAAGGACAAGGCACAACAATGGACGCCCTAGAATGGAACATCAAGAGCTACTTTGCACTAAGTGGTGCGCTACACGATGCGGCCATCGCCGCATGGGGAGCCAAAGGCTACTACGACTATATCCGTCCAATCTCTGCGATACGATCCATGGCCGAAAGAGGACAAAGTACAGACCCCAATGCCCCGCACTATCACCCTGCTGGACTCCCGTTGATTCCAGGCCAGGTCGAACTGATCACCGCAGACGACCCTCTCAACGCCTACGGGCACTTGGAAAACAAAATCAAAATCAGAGCATGGAAAGTCCCTGGGCGCTACTACGAGAGCAGTGACACGGCGACACATGTCGACTGGATCGAAGCTACACGCTGGCAACCTTACCAGCGCCCTACTTTTGTGACGCCTCCCTTTGCGGGGTATGTCTCTGGGCATTCTACCTTTTCGAGAGCTGCTGCAGAGATGCTATCGCTACTCACAGGGAGTGAGTACTTCCCAGGAGGAGTCGGAGAATTTCTTGCCGCGCAAAACAATTTTTTGGTGTTTGAAACCGGGCCTAGCGAAGACATCACTCTGCAATGGGCCCGCTACCAAGACGCTTCGGACCAATGCAGCCTATCTAGAATTTGGGGAGGCATCCATCCCCCAGTAGACGATATAGCAGGGCGCTTGATGGGGTACGAGATCGGGCACCAAGCCTTCGCGTTGGCCGAAAAATACTTCAACGGAACAATCCCTCCCAGCGAACAATCTCATGACATCCCGCGTTTCGTCTATGGGCCCAACCCTGTCAGCAGCACCAACCCAAAACTTACCATCACGCTCACCCAACCTGACGATCTCCCGAAAACGGTGAGTCTATACGACAGCTCTGGACAATTGGTCCTACGCCAAACCGAACACTATGTACAAGAAATCGTGCTCAATACAGTAGGGCTAAAAAAGGGGGTATACCTACTCACTCTGGAGACCAAAGTCTACAACGACCGCCTCAAACTGATCGTGACCCCCTAG
- a CDS encoding PAS domain S-box protein, translated as MTTPYIDSLSLACTLVSILLVMLRHKQFKATDPVLFYGLLTLLGGYYSMLFLYIDQFEDILGALVPVMFAFVFYSMIQIHNNKKTEESEERLRLAIESTKVGLWDLNLCTYEFVINDAWFEIMGYSPEELSPVTLEVWEQLIHPSDQEKARSMLRKHIENNNVTFELTQRIKHKNGSWIWAQNRGKIVEHNHNGEATRMTGILIDMTAQKELELDLKSQINENVVLNESYRLQNNKLADNEKKYRVLYENSHDAIILIKDQQYFDCNQMAYQLFKCDEEYLIGKEPHTFSPEFQPDGAPSFEKAQALFAEIQMGNPMMFDWQHQRPNGELFDVSVNLNIVELDDVQYVQAVLRDITEKKRVAAELDQYRHNLERLVDQRTLELTQANAELTATMQHLKDTQSQLVQSEKMASLGILTAGIAHEINNPLNFIMGGYRGLEVYLNHTDLKADKDLQKLLHSIKTGADRAINIVKGLNQFSRTKESYDEDCDLHAILDNCLLLLNSELKGRIHVHQHYASNLPHLKGNVGKMHQIFINLITNAIHAIAEQGTITITTERSNQEVIIQLADTGKGIAQKDLPEITIPFFTTKEPGKGTGLGLSITYNFIQEHQGSMTFDSQLNHGTTVTVRFPLP; from the coding sequence ATGACCACCCCCTACATCGATTCGCTCTCTTTGGCCTGCACTCTAGTATCCATTCTCTTGGTCATGCTGCGGCACAAACAATTCAAGGCGACAGACCCCGTGCTATTTTATGGCCTTCTGACTCTCTTGGGTGGTTATTACAGCATGCTGTTCCTATACATTGATCAATTCGAGGATATATTGGGAGCACTCGTCCCGGTGATGTTTGCCTTCGTGTTTTACTCCATGATCCAAATCCACAACAACAAAAAAACGGAAGAAAGTGAAGAGCGTCTACGACTCGCCATAGAGTCCACCAAAGTAGGACTATGGGACTTGAACCTCTGTACCTACGAGTTTGTCATCAACGACGCATGGTTTGAGATCATGGGATACTCCCCCGAAGAACTCTCCCCTGTCACCCTAGAAGTGTGGGAACAGCTGATCCACCCCAGCGACCAAGAAAAAGCCCGGTCTATGCTCAGAAAGCATATCGAAAACAACAACGTGACTTTTGAACTGACCCAACGAATCAAACACAAAAACGGGTCGTGGATCTGGGCACAAAACAGAGGCAAAATAGTCGAGCACAATCACAACGGCGAAGCGACTCGAATGACCGGCATCTTGATAGACATGACGGCCCAAAAAGAATTGGAGCTAGACCTGAAGTCTCAGATCAACGAAAACGTGGTGCTCAACGAAAGCTACCGCCTACAAAACAACAAACTGGCAGACAATGAAAAAAAATACCGTGTACTCTATGAAAACTCACATGACGCCATCATTCTGATCAAAGACCAACAGTACTTTGATTGCAATCAGATGGCCTACCAACTTTTCAAATGCGACGAAGAATACTTGATAGGCAAAGAGCCTCATACATTCAGTCCCGAATTTCAACCAGACGGTGCCCCTTCCTTTGAAAAAGCGCAAGCGCTCTTTGCTGAAATCCAAATGGGAAACCCCATGATGTTTGATTGGCAGCACCAACGCCCAAACGGAGAGCTCTTTGATGTCTCTGTCAACCTCAACATCGTCGAACTGGACGATGTACAATATGTCCAAGCCGTACTGCGTGACATCACCGAAAAAAAACGCGTCGCAGCAGAACTCGATCAATACCGACACAACCTCGAACGTCTCGTCGATCAACGCACCCTCGAGTTGACGCAAGCCAACGCAGAGTTGACCGCAACCATGCAGCACCTCAAAGACACCCAGTCCCAACTGGTCCAATCCGAAAAAATGGCCTCACTAGGTATCTTGACGGCAGGTATCGCACACGAAATCAACAACCCCCTCAACTTCATCATGGGAGGGTACCGCGGGTTAGAAGTCTACCTCAACCACACAGACCTCAAGGCAGACAAGGACCTCCAAAAATTGCTACATAGCATCAAAACAGGAGCCGACCGAGCCATCAACATCGTCAAAGGACTCAATCAATTTAGCCGCACCAAAGAATCCTACGACGAAGATTGCGACCTCCATGCCATCCTCGACAACTGCCTACTCCTACTCAATAGCGAGCTCAAGGGTCGCATCCACGTACACCAACACTACGCCTCCAATCTCCCACACCTCAAAGGCAACGTAGGCAAAATGCATCAAATCTTCATCAACCTCATCACCAACGCCATTCATGCCATAGCGGAGCAAGGGACCATCACCATCACCACAGAGCGCTCAAACCAAGAAGTCATCATCCAGCTCGCGGACACAGGAAAAGGAATCGCCCAAAAGGACCTCCCCGAGATCACCATCCCCTTCTTCACCACCAAGGAACCAGGGAAAGGCACTGGGCTAGGGCTATCCATAACCTACAACTTCATCCAAGAGCATCAGGGTTCCATGACATTCGATTCTCAGCTCAATCACGGCACCACCGTCACTGTCCGGTTTCCTCTGCCGTGA
- a CDS encoding acyltransferase, translating to MGFLSETEISELGLHSYGTDVLISDKATLYGTQNISIGNHVRIDDFCVLSAGSGGIEIQDYVHIACFCSLIGKGKITMKSFSGLSSRVSLYSSNDDYSGNYLTNPTVPEEYTNVSHGDVTLEKHVIIGAGSIVLPNTTIGEGTAIGSLSLVTRNCDGQSIYLGSPLKKIKSRKTGYEKFEREITLKHQ from the coding sequence ATGGGATTCCTATCCGAAACTGAAATATCCGAATTAGGTCTTCATAGCTATGGGACGGATGTTCTAATCTCAGACAAAGCTACCCTATACGGCACTCAAAACATCTCTATAGGTAACCACGTCAGAATCGATGACTTCTGCGTGCTCTCCGCTGGATCAGGAGGTATTGAGATTCAAGATTATGTACACATTGCTTGCTTTTGCTCATTGATCGGGAAGGGAAAAATCACTATGAAAAGTTTTTCTGGACTCTCTTCGCGTGTCTCTCTTTATTCAAGCAATGACGACTATAGTGGAAATTACTTAACTAACCCTACGGTCCCCGAAGAATACACCAATGTCTCACATGGTGATGTAACACTCGAAAAACATGTGATCATTGGAGCGGGGAGTATTGTTCTGCCCAATACCACCATAGGAGAGGGTACTGCTATAGGTTCTTTATCTTTAGTGACCAGAAACTGCGACGGACAATCCATTTACCTAGGTTCCCCTTTAAAAAAAATAAAATCAAGAAAAACCGGTTACGAAAAATTTGAACGTGAAATAACATTAAAACACCAATAG
- the hslV gene encoding ATP-dependent protease subunit HslV, translated as MSNYPKIRSTTVCAIKHNGQVAIGADGQATLGNTVAKSNVKKIRKLQDGKIVTGFAGSTADAFTLLERMDEKLNSYGGNMKRAAIELAKDWRTDRYLRKLEAMLIVADKEEILIVSGTGDVLEPDHDIATIGSGSMYAQSAALAMKKHAGDRMTAEEMVRESLNIAADICIYTNHNLVVETVG; from the coding sequence ATGTCAAACTATCCAAAAATAAGATCTACCACCGTATGCGCCATCAAGCACAACGGCCAAGTCGCCATCGGCGCAGATGGGCAAGCCACCCTCGGCAACACTGTCGCGAAGAGCAACGTCAAAAAAATCCGTAAACTCCAAGACGGCAAAATCGTCACCGGGTTTGCAGGCTCTACCGCAGATGCCTTTACACTCCTGGAGCGCATGGATGAGAAACTCAACTCGTACGGAGGCAACATGAAGCGCGCAGCGATCGAACTCGCCAAAGACTGGCGCACCGATCGCTACCTCCGCAAATTAGAAGCCATGCTAATCGTCGCAGACAAAGAAGAAATATTGATCGTATCAGGTACTGGAGATGTACTAGAGCCCGATCATGATATCGCAACCATCGGCTCTGGAAGCATGTACGCTCAATCTGCGGCCCTCGCCATGAAAAAACACGCCGGAGACCGAATGACCGCTGAAGAAATGGTCAGAGAGAGTCTCAACATCGCCGCAGACATTTGCATCTACACCAACCACAACTTGGTCGTAGAGACCGTCGGCTAA
- a CDS encoding DapH/DapD/GlmU-related protein — MKALIRRLLIALLHKSRFLLTQTIQQTEKETLAKTNANLLHMIKSKGCDIKLNGSITITHPLMVTLGNNVHLGDNTYIHSDGGVVIGDNTHISRNLVLYTSNHQYEGSVLPYDESRVYKPVRIEKNVWIGMNVCITPGVTIGEGAIIGLGTVVTKDVPAFSIVGNAPQRIIKSRNQQHYNSLVGEKNVGGVNGQRMLAKGKNAFELGSKLFFVVGTGRCGSKALADTLNQHPSIECLHEPKGELIKLSTDYAHGILTREETRKRIVALYDAASNITTEYYGESDQKISNLIDIYHDIFPKAKFIWCLREAKPFVSSAYGRGWFDDREFSLPYRARLSVESIYSSTIYSQNRINGHLADPSLSKEEWKTMSPFERNCWYWQFWNTMIEMQLGKVSNSFTVRIEELDLQLESLVDSIGASSGEQLNAKTSNSAKHQKKQNWSQTEYEVYTRWCSTKMNEWYGK, encoded by the coding sequence ATGAAAGCCCTGATTAGAAGACTACTTATCGCCCTACTCCATAAAAGCAGGTTTCTTTTGACACAAACGATACAGCAAACAGAAAAAGAAACCCTTGCCAAAACCAATGCAAACCTTCTCCACATGATCAAAAGCAAGGGGTGTGACATTAAACTAAATGGAAGCATAACCATTACCCATCCCCTAATGGTTACACTGGGCAATAATGTCCACCTTGGGGACAACACATATATTCATTCTGATGGCGGGGTAGTCATAGGCGACAACACTCATATAAGTAGAAATTTGGTACTCTATACCAGTAACCACCAGTACGAAGGATCGGTACTACCTTATGATGAATCCAGAGTATATAAACCTGTTAGAATTGAAAAGAATGTCTGGATAGGCATGAACGTATGCATCACTCCTGGCGTGACGATCGGAGAAGGAGCGATTATTGGTCTCGGGACAGTAGTCACCAAGGATGTCCCCGCCTTTTCTATCGTAGGCAACGCACCTCAGAGAATTATAAAATCAAGAAACCAACAACATTACAATTCACTTGTTGGAGAGAAAAACGTAGGTGGGGTAAATGGTCAACGAATGTTAGCCAAAGGAAAGAATGCATTCGAACTAGGAAGTAAATTATTCTTCGTAGTGGGAACAGGACGATGTGGAAGCAAAGCTCTCGCCGACACTCTAAATCAACACCCATCAATCGAATGCCTACATGAACCTAAAGGAGAACTAATCAAGCTTTCTACCGATTATGCTCATGGCATATTGACGAGAGAAGAAACAAGAAAAAGAATTGTCGCGCTGTATGATGCAGCTTCCAATATCACAACAGAGTACTACGGAGAATCCGACCAAAAAATATCTAACTTGATAGACATCTACCATGACATTTTCCCTAAAGCCAAATTCATTTGGTGTTTAAGAGAAGCTAAACCTTTTGTTAGCTCCGCGTATGGGAGAGGGTGGTTTGACGACCGTGAATTTAGCCTGCCATATAGAGCCCGTTTATCTGTTGAATCCATTTATTCCAGCACTATATACAGTCAAAACAGAATAAACGGACATCTGGCCGACCCGTCACTCTCAAAAGAAGAATGGAAAACCATGTCTCCCTTTGAACGAAACTGCTGGTATTGGCAGTTTTGGAACACAATGATTGAGATGCAACTTGGAAAAGTATCGAACAGCTTTACGGTTCGAATTGAGGAATTAGACCTCCAACTAGAATCACTTGTTGATAGTATTGGTGCATCATCTGGCGAACAATTAAACGCAAAAACATCCAACTCTGCAAAACATCAAAAAAAACAAAATTGGAGCCAAACAGAGTACGAAGTGTATACCCGATGGTGTAGTACTAAAATGAATGAATGGTATGGAAAATAG
- a CDS encoding DegT/DnrJ/EryC1/StrS aminotransferase family protein, translating into MEKQNVKHHGMAKTPVNIPFLPPIEEYNKYLEGIWERNWLTNDGLLVQALEKKLMDKLNVEQLAYVSNGTVALQIAIKTLQLSGEIITTPFSYVATTSSIVWEGCTPVFVDVDEKTFNISPHLIEASITPKTTAILATHVFGTPCEIDQIQLIAQKHGLKVIYDAAHCFGSTYKGSSVLNFGDISTISFHATKVFHSTEGGAVICRSPEIIARAKYMRNFGHDGPEKFNGVGINGKNSEFHAAMGLCNLEYIDAILAKRKSDSEWYDSELSKTNLTKQHVSPNSSANYSYYPVLFSSQKECKRMLNILSSHDIHPRRYFFPSLSSLNYVTKTHTPISDNIASRILCLPLYYSLTKEEISHLCKVIIQNIT; encoded by the coding sequence ATGGAAAAACAAAACGTCAAACACCACGGCATGGCAAAAACACCGGTAAACATTCCATTTTTACCCCCTATTGAGGAATACAACAAATACCTTGAAGGTATATGGGAGCGGAATTGGTTAACTAATGACGGCCTCTTGGTTCAAGCATTGGAAAAAAAACTAATGGATAAGCTTAACGTAGAGCAATTGGCCTACGTCAGTAATGGTACCGTCGCTTTACAAATAGCTATCAAAACTCTCCAATTGAGTGGAGAAATCATAACTACACCATTTTCGTACGTTGCGACCACATCAAGTATCGTTTGGGAGGGCTGTACCCCCGTGTTTGTAGATGTTGATGAAAAAACATTCAATATTTCCCCCCACCTCATTGAAGCATCTATTACTCCTAAAACAACAGCGATCCTTGCTACCCACGTATTTGGCACCCCTTGCGAGATCGACCAGATTCAACTTATTGCTCAAAAACACGGGCTAAAAGTGATATATGATGCTGCCCACTGCTTTGGTTCTACCTACAAAGGTAGTTCGGTACTTAATTTCGGAGATATCAGTACAATCAGTTTTCACGCAACTAAAGTATTTCACTCAACCGAAGGAGGGGCTGTCATATGCAGGTCTCCAGAGATTATAGCTAGAGCAAAATACATGCGCAACTTTGGACATGATGGCCCTGAAAAGTTCAACGGTGTTGGAATCAATGGTAAAAACTCTGAATTTCATGCTGCCATGGGGCTTTGTAATTTAGAGTACATTGATGCAATATTAGCAAAGAGAAAGTCTGATTCAGAATGGTACGATTCAGAGCTGAGTAAAACGAATCTTACAAAACAACATGTTTCTCCAAATAGTAGTGCCAATTATTCATATTACCCAGTTCTCTTCTCTAGCCAAAAAGAATGCAAACGAATGCTAAACATTCTTTCTAGTCATGACATACATCCTAGAAGATACTTCTTCCCTTCATTGTCAAGCCTAAATTATGTAACAAAAACTCACACCCCTATCTCCGACAATATAGCTAGCAGAATACTTTGTTTACCTCTCTATTACTCGCTAACTAAAGAAGAAATTAGTCACCTTTGTAAGGTGATCATTCAAAATATAACATAA
- a CDS encoding ABC transporter ATP-binding protein: MNSSHSIFSTLGRIYKILPKTYRRKSILLTLAILVNSLFEIVGLAAILPVLAAILKKGFVEQQPILHALYQQLAFNDPKHFIVAMCLMILLFILIKNLFGVWVQTKQAHFSWNLHESISSQVFENAFKRGYLFFSQNNSNRILNRINGIPQQFAQQMLINVFQLINEFLILILIIGSLLVYDYLILLLLGGIVLPVFVFFYQTTKKRIASYGTRLNELGPEIVKPVYEVVFGYVDVVVNGIFPNFKKEYLSKIKEAKSLRITVLIIQNIPNRLIETCVILAVLIILLYGLFQLQETDKILTLMSIFGLAAYRTIPSINRLILAVMNIKNFHYTLDYLEDYLNTSSTEKNTTPILFKEKLCVKNLSFSYPDANNPVLKNISIEIKKGESLGIMGSSGSGKTTLMNILLGFLQPTSGHFSIDEILVDNTNREIWQQKCGYVRQDVFLIDGSLEDNIAFGVPKSDVDPIRLEAAIQKAQLSTLLDTLPSGKDTNIGERGAKISGGQRQRVGIARALYHGAEILFFDEATSALDSTTEEEITESIRSLHESHLTMVIIAHRESTLKYCDSIFRLA; this comes from the coding sequence ATGAATTCTAGCCACTCAATTTTTTCAACTTTAGGAAGAATATATAAAATTCTTCCTAAAACATATCGCCGAAAATCTATCCTGCTTACGCTTGCCATTCTAGTCAATTCATTGTTTGAAATCGTAGGCCTTGCTGCCATTCTCCCCGTGTTAGCTGCCATTCTCAAAAAAGGATTTGTTGAACAGCAACCCATTCTACATGCCCTCTATCAGCAACTAGCATTTAATGATCCGAAACACTTTATTGTTGCTATGTGCCTGATGATTTTACTGTTCATTCTCATCAAAAACCTGTTTGGTGTTTGGGTACAAACTAAGCAAGCACATTTCAGTTGGAATCTACACGAATCCATCTCATCACAAGTATTCGAGAATGCATTCAAAAGAGGCTATTTGTTTTTCAGTCAAAACAACTCAAATAGAATCCTCAATAGAATCAACGGAATACCCCAACAATTTGCCCAACAAATGTTGATCAATGTATTTCAACTTATCAATGAATTCTTAATTCTTATCCTAATTATTGGATCTCTACTTGTCTATGACTACCTTATATTATTACTCCTTGGCGGAATAGTATTACCTGTATTCGTTTTCTTTTACCAAACAACAAAGAAAAGAATTGCATCCTATGGTACTCGTCTCAACGAACTAGGTCCAGAAATAGTCAAACCCGTATACGAAGTGGTTTTTGGGTATGTAGACGTAGTAGTCAATGGCATCTTTCCCAATTTCAAAAAGGAATATTTGAGTAAAATCAAAGAGGCCAAATCATTGAGAATAACTGTACTTATCATTCAAAACATCCCCAACCGACTCATAGAAACATGTGTTATACTGGCAGTTTTAATCATACTATTATATGGCCTATTCCAACTACAAGAAACAGACAAAATACTAACCCTCATGAGTATATTTGGACTTGCTGCATATAGAACAATCCCTTCTATCAACCGACTCATACTGGCTGTAATGAACATCAAAAATTTTCATTACACTCTTGACTACTTAGAAGACTATTTGAATACTTCAAGCACCGAGAAAAACACCACCCCTATCCTTTTCAAGGAGAAACTATGCGTCAAGAACCTGAGCTTCTCATACCCTGATGCAAATAACCCTGTACTAAAGAACATCTCTATAGAAATCAAGAAAGGGGAATCGCTAGGCATCATGGGCTCCTCAGGATCTGGGAAAACCACGTTGATGAATATACTATTAGGCTTTCTTCAACCAACCTCAGGTCATTTTTCTATCGACGAAATATTAGTCGATAACACAAACCGTGAAATTTGGCAACAAAAATGTGGTTACGTGAGACAGGACGTCTTTTTAATTGATGGTAGCTTAGAAGACAACATTGCCTTTGGCGTCCCTAAATCTGACGTAGACCCCATCCGACTTGAGGCCGCCATTCAGAAAGCACAATTAAGTACGCTGCTAGACACACTCCCCTCAGGAAAAGATACAAATATTGGTGAACGAGGAGCCAAAATATCTGGAGGACAACGGCAGAGAGTTGGTATCGCACGCGCATTATATCATGGTGCAGAAATACTTTTCTTTGACGAAGCGACCTCTGCTTTGGACAGTACTACAGAGGAGGAGATCACCGAGTCCATTCGTAGTTTACACGAAAGCCATTTGACGATGGTTATTATTGCTCATAGAGAGAGCACATTAAAATATTGTGATTCTATATTTCGCCTAGCTTAA
- a CDS encoding sulfotransferase: MKLFGVTRALGIDWLIDTILILYRHPGTRKKIIYSIKKTRKHKKKTFVIGLNKTGTTTIEHALNEFGFVLGDQVIAQRLTDQLLKSKTILRLYCLTGEAFQDVPFSLPDFYKTLDSLYPDSKFILSIRDNPDQWFKSLVSFHSKLWGNGHTPSYHQLKELNWIRRGYALRILQKSYGEKLYDSTTYKEVYERHIEEVTNHFKNAPEKLLIINVSERDSYKQLCDFLGEVPLRETFKWKNKTSNTTAWQKHR, from the coding sequence ATGAAATTATTTGGAGTAACTAGAGCTCTTGGAATAGACTGGCTTATTGACACCATTCTTATTCTCTATCGGCATCCCGGAACCCGAAAGAAAATCATCTATTCAATAAAAAAAACAAGAAAGCACAAAAAGAAAACATTCGTAATTGGGTTGAACAAAACAGGCACAACCACTATTGAACATGCATTAAATGAATTTGGATTTGTCCTAGGAGATCAAGTTATTGCCCAAAGACTAACAGATCAACTACTAAAAAGTAAAACCATTCTTAGACTATATTGCTTGACAGGTGAAGCTTTTCAAGACGTCCCATTTTCCCTTCCTGATTTCTACAAAACATTAGATTCCTTATACCCTGACAGTAAATTTATTCTTTCCATTCGAGACAATCCTGACCAGTGGTTCAAGTCCCTAGTATCATTTCATTCAAAGTTATGGGGTAATGGACATACACCATCTTATCACCAACTAAAAGAACTAAACTGGATAAGAAGAGGTTATGCTCTCCGTATATTACAAAAAAGTTACGGAGAGAAACTATATGACTCCACCACATACAAAGAAGTATATGAACGTCACATAGAAGAAGTTACAAATCATTTCAAAAACGCCCCTGAAAAATTACTCATAATCAATGTTTCAGAAAGGGACAGTTACAAACAACTTTGTGACTTTCTAGGAGAAGTTCCTTTAAGAGAAACATTTAAATGGAAAAACAAAACGTCAAACACCACGGCATGGCAAAAACACCGGTAA